A single candidate division SR1 bacterium Aalborg_AAW-1 DNA region contains:
- the yheS gene encoding putative ABC transporter ATP-binding protein YheS: MYERDFLATVSLFPYHKALFILYDEFIMSGANNNVILRFDNVSFHYGEDNKKKVILDEADFSIRENTKITIMGQNGAGKSTIFKMILGELTPQSGKINISAGVKIAISRQVIPRDQIEMTVREWFETAFDEKDYQLDKKISDVLREVNLNASLDKQLKDFSGGQQARLLLAYALIQKPDILLLDEPTNNLDKNGIGELITFLMMYEKTVVVISHDADFLNLFTEGVLYLNVMKQKVEQYRGDYNDVQDQIAAQIEKEQMLNAREEKRIADAKEKINFFANKGGKMRKIANKMRDEVEEAEDNKVDVRKDDKTIKLFEIPFDNYIGPIVTVNNVSLMNTEIMEAQTYHLQFPIEAKKGDRYILSGPNGIGKSTLLKRLIHAHDEDATIHKDVKVGYYSQDFAALDMNMTPWDAMHEMSNQVTDQEVYKVASALLLTGEVLKNPIYMMSEGQKGLLSYARFVIQRPDLLILDEPSNHINFRHLPIIAQAINNYKGAIIMVSHDETFVSQIDNLQEIDLGRLIG, encoded by the coding sequence TTGTATGAGAGAGATTTTCTTGCAACTGTGAGCCTTTTTCCGTATCATAAAGCGTTATTTATATTATATGATGAGTTTATAATGTCAGGAGCAAATAATAACGTTATCCTTCGTTTTGATAATGTGTCGTTTCACTATGGTGAAGATAATAAGAAAAAAGTTATTCTCGATGAAGCAGATTTTTCGATTAGAGAAAATACGAAGATTACTATCATGGGGCAGAACGGAGCGTGAAAATCTACTATCTTCAAAATGATACTAGGAGAACTAACACCTCAGTCAGGAAAGATTAATATTTCAGCAGGAGTAAAAATAGCAATTTCCAGACAGGTTATTCCACGTGATCAGATTGAAATGACCGTAAGAGAGTGGTTCGAGACAGCATTCGATGAAAAGGACTATCAACTCGACAAGAAAATCTCAGATGTACTCAGAGAAGTTAATCTCAATGCATCATTAGATAAACAACTCAAGGATTTTTCTGGAGGTCAACAAGCGAGATTGCTGCTTGCTTATGCGCTTATTCAAAAACCTGATATTCTTCTTCTCGACGAGCCGACCAATAATCTGGATAAAAATGGTATTGGAGAGTTGATTACGTTCTTGATGATGTATGAGAAGACGGTTGTAGTAATTTCTCATGATGCTGATTTCTTAAATTTGTTTACGGAAGGAGTACTGTATCTGAATGTGATGAAGCAGAAAGTAGAACAATATCGATGAGATTATAATGATGTTCAAGATCAGATTGCTGCTCAGATTGAGAAAGAACAAATGTTGAATGCTCGTGAAGAAAAAAGAATTGCTGATGCAAAAGAAAAAATTAATTTCTTTGCTAATAAGGGAGGTAAGATGCGTAAAATAGCTAATAAGATGCGTGATGAAGTAGAAGAAGCAGAGGATAATAAAGTTGATGTACGTAAAGATGATAAGACGATTAAACTCTTTGAAATTCCTTTTGATAATTATATTGGGCCTATTGTGACGGTGAATAATGTATCTCTTATGAATACAGAAATTATGGAAGCCCAAACGTATCACCTGCAGTTTCCCATAGAAGCAAAAAAAGGAGATAGGTATATTTTATCTGGTCCTAACGGTATTGGAAAATCTACACTCCTTAAGAGACTTATTCATGCTCATGATGAAGACGCAACCATCCATAAGGATGTAAAAGTAGGCTATTATAGTCAAGATTTTGCAGCATTGGATATGAATATGACACCATGGGACGCTATGCACGAGATGTCCAATCAAGTAACAGATCAAGAAGTCTATAAAGTAGCGTCTGCATTACTCCTTACAGGAGAAGTACTTAAAAATCCTATCTATATGATGTCAGAAGGTCAGAAAGGTCTTCTTTCCTATGCAAGATTTGTGATCCAAAGACCTGACTTGTTGATTTTAGATGAACCAAGTAATCATATTAACTTCCGTCACTTGCCTATTATTGCACAAGCAATCAATAATTATAAAGGTGCAATTATTATGGTAAGTCATGATGAAACATTTGTCAGTCAGATCGATAATCTTCAAGAAATTGATCTTGGAAGATTGATTGGGTAG
- the adk_2 gene encoding Adenylate kinase has translation MKDIVIAGIAGSGKGTQARALREHLGSQVQYFEPGSVYRALASNDNIAGNYTKAYTNKGLLVPDGFTQSLIGLVFSCLEPDNTLLVDGFPRMYSQKKMFDTAMSNVQRDFLVFELVISEQEAMTRLANRMLCPSCGTTYSSLLHGDITTCPDDGATLQIRDDDRSSEAIQERFKLFYQDTKPGLDEYATEGKLIQIDGTQSIEAITQEIIKYIS, from the coding sequence ATGAAAGATATCGTCATTGCTGGTATTGCAGGTTCTGGAAAAGGAACACAAGCCAGAGCTCTCAGAGAACATCTCTGATCTCAAGTACAGTATTTCGAACCAGGAAGTGTCTATCGCGCCCTAGCAAGCAATGATAACATCGCTGGAAACTATACGAAAGCTTATACGAATAAAGGGCTACTTGTTCCTGATGGATTTACGCAAAGTTTAATCTGATTAGTATTTTCATGCCTCGAACCAGACAATACACTTCTTGTCGATGGATTCCCTCGTATGTATAGTCAGAAAAAAATGTTTGACACTGCGATGAGTAACGTGCAGAGAGATTTTTTAGTCTTCGAACTCGTGATCTCAGAACAAGAAGCGATGACAAGATTAGCCAACAGAATGCTCTGTCCAAGCTGTTGAACAACCTATAGCTCATTACTTCATGGAGATATTACTACCTGTCCTGATGATGGAGCAACACTCCAGATTCGTGATGATGATAGATCTTCTGAAGCGATCCAAGAGAGATTCAAACTCTTCTACCAAGACACCAAACCAGGACTTGATGAATATGCAACAGAAGGGAAATTGATTCAAATCGATGGAACTCAATCAATCGAAGCAATTACTCAAGAGATTATCAAGTATATTTCATAA
- the clpB gene encoding Chaperone protein ClpB codes for MDLKNFTTLAQEALQEASTLAIKYDASEMTPFHLLESLIKQHNSPVKSVIKTLFEQNHTDYITFVHALTEYNTNQPKIQGSSDFAISRNLQVILVKSDNIKEELHAPLVSCEHLLIALIRYDNQIASFLKEYGITDKNIINVIKDTSQQSSSKETSDRSELLQALGEYAIDITAQAEHGKMDPIIGRDEEIRRTMQILSRRTKNNPVLVGDPGVGKTALVEGLAQRIIKGEVPDTLQDKKIFELRMSDLMSGTEYRGAFEKKINKIFELIDQLNGEVILFIDELHTIVGAGKTEGSSDLGNILKPALARGRIRVIGATTLNEYRKYIEKDAALERRFQPVIVDEPQRDDAVSILRGIKENYERYHGVKIADSAIVSAVDLSIKYINDRFLPDKAIDLMDEATAAVKMNLISLPPEITDLERKIRNLEVEKEAISMEFKDKKDEKKQHRLTHIESELASLKEQHQALKYEWDQERSLLIKEKELKDQIVQTEHQAQLAEKQTDYNKVAELRYGQLPTLQSQLQELESRIQQERANGQLHVNDIVTPEDIAQVISRWTGIPASKLVEKDIDKLNHIEEWLNNKVIGQSSAVSSVSSAIRRSRAGLQDPHRPIGSFIFAGPTGVGKTELAKSLADYLFNDPHAMIRIDMSEYMEKHAVSRLIGSPPGYIGHDEGGQLTEAVRRKPYSVILFDEIEKAHPDVFHVFLQILDDGRLTDSKGRTVNFKNTIIIMTTNLGSQTIMDKLANYDTIQPEEYQQRKEELNEILMTEYKSHFRPEFLNRIDDIIIFDPISQVSLRAIVDVQLKTIITLLKKEKDIDLNITDQAKDELATLGYDPVFGARPLKRVIQKYILDLLAGAIINGEITDGEHIIIDYNHKRFQISS; via the coding sequence ATGGATTTAAAAAACTTTACAACATTAGCTCAAGAAGCTCTACAGGAAGCTAGTACACTTGCAATCAAATACGATGCTTCTGAAATGACACCATTTCATCTCCTTGAATCACTGATTAAACAACACAATTCACCAGTCAAATCAGTCATAAAAACACTATTCGAACAGAATCATACAGACTATATAACATTCGTTCATGCGCTCACTGAGTATAATACTAACCAACCCAAAATCCAAGGATCGAGTGATTTTGCCATATCAAGAAATCTTCAAGTTATACTCGTAAAATCTGACAATATTAAAGAAGAACTTCACGCGCCACTTGTATCTTGTGAACATCTTCTTATAGCACTCATCAGATATGACAATCAGATAGCTTCTTTTCTCAAAGAATACGGTATTACGGATAAGAACATCATAAACGTCATAAAAGACACCTCTCAACAGTCATCATCAAAGGAAACCTCAGACAGATCAGAACTTCTACAAGCACTTTGAGAATATGCTATTGATATTACTGCGCAAGCAGAACATGGTAAGATGGATCCTATTATCGGTCGTGATGAGGAAATTAGACGTACTATGCAAATACTTTCTCGTAGAACGAAAAACAATCCTGTTCTTGTAGGTGATCCTGGAGTAGGAAAAACAGCTCTTGTCGAATGACTTGCTCAACGCATCATTAAGGGCGAGGTACCTGATACCTTGCAAGATAAAAAAATATTTGAATTACGTATGAGTGATCTTATGTCAGGTACTGAATACCGTGGCGCATTTGAAAAAAAGATTAATAAGATCTTTGAACTTATCGACCAGCTCAATGGAGAAGTAATTTTATTTATTGATGAGTTACATACTATTGTAGGAGCCGGGAAAACAGAAGGATCATCGGACCTATGAAACATTCTCAAACCAGCTCTTGCTCGTGGAAGAATTCGTGTCATCGGAGCTACAACGCTCAATGAATATCGCAAATACATCGAGAAAGATGCTGCACTTGAACGTAGATTTCAGCCAGTTATTGTTGATGAACCACAACGTGACGATGCAGTCTCTATACTTCGTGGAATCAAAGAGAATTATGAAAGATATCATGGAGTCAAAATTGCAGATTCTGCCATAGTATCAGCTGTAGACTTGAGTATCAAATATATCAATGATAGATTCTTACCTGACAAAGCTATCGATCTGATGGATGAAGCGACAGCAGCAGTGAAAATGAATTTGATATCACTCCCTCCAGAAATCACGGACTTAGAGAGAAAAATTCGCAATCTTGAAGTAGAAAAAGAAGCTATAAGTATGGAATTCAAAGATAAAAAAGATGAAAAAAAGCAACACCGCCTGACCCATATCGAGTCTGAGCTCGCCTCATTGAAAGAACAGCATCAAGCATTGAAATACGAATGGGATCAAGAAAGATCTCTACTCATCAAAGAAAAAGAACTCAAGGACCAAATTGTTCAAACAGAACACCAGGCACAGCTCGCTGAAAAACAAACTGACTATAATAAAGTAGCCGAACTGCGTTACGGTCAGCTCCCTACTTTGCAATCTCAGCTCCAAGAACTCGAATCTCGTATCCAACAAGAACGTGCAAATGGACAGCTCCATGTTAATGATATCGTTACTCCTGAAGATATAGCTCAGGTTATTTCACGTTGGACAGGTATCCCAGCATCTAAACTCGTCGAAAAGGATATCGATAAACTCAACCATATCGAAGAATGGCTCAATAATAAAGTTATTGGTCAAAGTAGTGCAGTATCATCAGTGAGTAGTGCAATCAGACGCAGTAGAGCTTGATTACAAGATCCTCATAGACCTATAGGATCGTTCATCTTTGCAGGACCAACAGGAGTTGGTAAAACAGAATTAGCCAAATCACTTGCTGACTACCTCTTCAATGACCCTCATGCTATGATTCGTATCGATATGTCAGAATATATGGAAAAACATGCTGTCTCTCGTCTCATCGGCTCACCTCCAGGATATATTTGACATGATGAAGGTGGACAACTCACCGAAGCAGTAAGAAGAAAACCATATTCTGTCATACTCTTTGATGAAATTGAAAAAGCACATCCTGATGTATTTCATGTATTTCTCCAAATACTAGATGATGGACGTCTCACTGATAGCAAAGGTCGTACCGTCAATTTCAAAAATACCATCATCATCATGACGACTAATCTTGGAAGTCAAACTATCATGGATAAACTTGCCAATTATGATACCATACAACCAGAAGAATATCAACAGAGGAAAGAAGAACTCAATGAAATACTCATGACTGAATATAAATCTCATTTCCGTCCAGAGTTTCTTAATAGAATTGATGACATTATCATCTTCGATCCTATTTCGCAAGTATCATTGAGAGCTATCGTTGATGTTCAACTCAAAACCATCATCACTCTACTCAAAAAAGAAAAAGATATTGATCTGAACATTACTGACCAAGCAAAAGATGAACTTGCTACATTATGATATGATCCTGTGTTCGGTGCTAGACCACTGAAGAGAGTTATACAAAAGTATATTTTAGATCTCCTCGCATGAGCAATTATCAATGGGGAGATAACCGATTGAGAACATATTATTATCGACTACAACCATAAGAGATTCCAAATCTCATCATAG
- the def gene encoding Peptide deformylase yields MRVMSKKSHDLLEQYQLQIGGDNPILRTVCDEITDFSPEIKQLSKDMQKLMRLYYGTGLAAPQIGYPIQLITTIQWKKRGNKMVEVGETVLVNPKIIEQSDDTILSEESCLSLPDFTGYVDRKKMVKVSYQDINGHNKVKEFTGYNATVLQHEIDHLHGILFIDKLSKKIPKGL; encoded by the coding sequence ATGCGTGTTATGAGTAAAAAATCACATGATCTTCTAGAACAATATCAATTACAAATAGGCGGAGATAATCCTATTTTAAGAACAGTATGCGATGAGATAACTGATTTTTCTCCTGAAATCAAACAATTAAGTAAGGATATGCAAAAACTTATGAGATTATATTATGGTACATGATTAGCAGCGCCTCAAATTTGATATCCTATTCAGCTTATTACTACTATTCAGTGGAAAAAAAGAGGTAATAAAATGGTTGAAGTAGGTGAAACAGTATTAGTAAATCCAAAAATTATTGAGCAATCAGATGATACTATCTTATCAGAAGAATCATGTCTTTCTCTTCCTGACTTTACATGATATGTCGATAGAAAAAAAATGGTAAAAGTATCATATCAAGATATCAATGGTCACAATAAAGTAAAAGAGTTTACATGATATAATGCAACGGTATTACAACATGAGATTGATCATCTTCATGGGATTTTATTTATTGATAAATTGAGTAAAAAAATACCTAAAGGGTTATAA
- the hflX gene encoding GTPase HflX, whose amino-acid sequence MRVHIIDIIPHDCSVWEQTQRMIELERLVTTYGGLVIIKTIQKKDIPAYRTYIGKGKLDMIVEDMIATESDLLIVGNILKPAQIYNINEFFRTHPLVKDTNIKIEAWDKVDLILKIFDKHAQSTEARLQIELAAIKHMGPRIFGMGMEMSKQGGSSGGGGGAMRGLGETNTERMRRHLKEKAYVIEQKLKEYSQMRELHRVRRKRMQLPVFGIVGYTNAGKSSLMRTMCKKEAYVADKLFATLGTEVGKLYIQPKQDENNFQLGKEALLIDTIGFIRDLPPQLIKAFASTLEDSIQSDILLHVIDANDPDLINKVQIVEDILSQIKATQPMIYVFNKCDELSEEKKEALSDQYYGKHVVFVSALTGAGLEDLQDEMMKMI is encoded by the coding sequence ATGCGTGTCCATATTATCGATATTATACCCCATGACTGTAGTGTCTGGGAACAAACACAGAGAATGATAGAGCTCGAGAGACTCGTCACCACCTATGGCGGACTCGTCATCATAAAAACGATCCAAAAAAAAGATATCCCTGCATATAGAACCTATATCGGGAAAGGAAAACTTGATATGATTGTAGAAGATATGATCGCTACAGAATCAGACCTGCTCATCGTCGGGAATATTTTAAAACCTGCACAAATTTATAACATCAATGAATTCTTTCGCACTCATCCCCTAGTCAAAGATACTAATATCAAAATCGAGGCATGGGACAAAGTTGATCTTATTTTGAAAATTTTTGACAAACATGCACAAAGTACAGAAGCGAGATTACAGATCGAACTTGCTGCAATCAAACATATGGGACCTCGTATTTTCTGAATGGGAATGGAGATGAGTAAGCAAGGAGGATCAAGCGGTGGTTGATGATGAGCAATGAGAGGATTGGGTGAAACAAATACCGAACGTATGCGTAGACATCTGAAAGAGAAAGCCTATGTTATCGAACAAAAACTCAAAGAATATAGCCAGATGAGAGAACTCCATAGAGTGAGAAGAAAAAGAATGCAGCTTCCTGTCTTCGGTATCGTAGGATATACCAATGCTGGAAAATCTTCTCTTATGAGAACCATGTGTAAAAAAGAAGCCTATGTAGCAGATAAACTCTTCGCTACGTTGTGAACAGAAGTGGGGAAACTCTATATTCAACCCAAACAAGATGAAAATAATTTTCAACTTGGGAAAGAAGCACTTTTGATTGATACTATCGGGTTTATCCGTGATCTTCCACCACAACTCATCAAAGCATTTGCTTCGACACTTGAAGATAGTATCCAATCAGATATTCTGCTTCATGTGATCGATGCAAACGATCCTGATCTCATCAACAAAGTCCAAATCGTAGAAGACATCCTTAGTCAGATCAAAGCAACTCAACCTATGATCTATGTCTTCAACAAGTGTGATGAACTGAGTGAAGAGAAAAAAGAAGCACTTTCTGACCAGTATTATGGAAAGCATGTAGTCTTCGTATCTGCTCTCACTGGTGCTGGTTTAGAAGATCTCCAAGATGAGATGATGAAGATGATATAA
- the relA_2 gene encoding GTP pyrophosphokinase — protein sequence MGKVRYAYGLEAMEDFLSYDEEDSSNDDVKIMEQIIHTASKYLPEEDIRKIQKAYIYAAQAHLGQKRLSGEDYIVHPLRATQILLTLKPDAVTIQTCILHDVIEDTDITYEDVKSEFGQEVADLCEGLVKVSKVRYHGEDRQIETLKKTFLAMASDLRVIFVKIADRIHNIQTLHFHPKEDKKIRIAQETLKIYVPICKRLGLYQFQLYLENGVFKILHPEEYQQVITFLKKKYPYADRDIIKSKMKLEKLLSSKGVHHFSITGRVKSPYRIYEKLIKKYNTLDFSKVFDIMAFRIVVDTIPECYNVLGIIHSSYNPLINKIKDYIAVPKFNDYQSLHTTILGLYPFPIEIQIRTKDMNTIAEFGVAAHFLYKDTDSSNPVLTQRQSEWIRDLQDSVKKYQTEEKKDAFKDKLAIELLDNTIFVYTPKGDVIELTKGSTVLDFAFRVHTDVGLKLKNATVNGSIKPISHVLKSGDVVSINTYKNRYTATKYWLDYLHTPTAKSKLTRFIKQQEKDTYVKKGIEFIEVKLLKYSLPLLSNDKDKIKKFYGDQFEHTMMQVASKAIAPMTILKEVYNLTGEPNKSTKNSDTSKNIEGIHQNTVVIDDSQLFEYELCPQCLPQGRDKIIARSGKDGFKIHSLQCKALQTVALDKLIKAHRSEQTPSLYHFTIELYLNTRHVNLITLLSTLQDLGIAIESVNIQRPNDLSYHIHIQFSHENPSKIAYVIHYIQKNYGNNITIKKKIT from the coding sequence ATGGGAAAGGTACGATATGCATATTGATTAGAAGCTATGGAAGATTTTCTCTCTTATGATGAAGAAGATTCAAGTAATGACGATGTAAAAATTATGGAACAGATTATCCATACAGCAAGTAAGTATTTACCAGAAGAAGATATTCGTAAAATTCAAAAGGCATATATTTATGCCGCACAGGCTCATCTTGGTCAAAAAAGATTGTCAGGAGAAGATTATATTGTACACCCATTGAGAGCAACGCAGATATTATTAACACTAAAACCTGATGCTGTGACCATACAGACCTGTATTTTACATGATGTGATAGAAGATACAGATATCACCTATGAAGATGTGAAGTCAGAATTTGGACAGGAAGTGGCAGATCTTTGTGAGGGATTAGTCAAGGTATCAAAGGTAAGATACCATGGAGAAGATAGACAAATTGAAACATTAAAAAAAACTTTTCTGGCCATGGCGAGCGACTTGAGAGTCATTTTTGTGAAAATTGCTGATCGTATTCACAATATACAGACGCTTCATTTTCATCCAAAAGAAGATAAAAAAATTAGAATAGCACAAGAAACACTAAAAATTTATGTCCCTATTTGTAAAAGATTAGGATTGTATCAATTTCAACTTTATCTGGAGAATGGTGTCTTTAAAATTCTTCATCCAGAGGAATATCAACAAGTCATTACATTTCTCAAAAAAAAATATCCTTATGCTGATCGTGACATCATTAAAAGTAAAATGAAATTGGAAAAGCTACTATCATCAAAAGGTGTACATCACTTTTCTATAACCTGAAGAGTGAAAAGTCCTTATAGAATTTATGAGAAGCTGATTAAAAAATACAATACCTTAGATTTTTCGAAAGTATTTGATATTATGGCTTTCCGTATTGTTGTTGATACAATTCCTGAATGTTATAATGTTCTTGGTATTATTCATAGTTCATATAATCCACTTATTAATAAAATTAAAGATTATATTGCTGTTCCTAAATTTAATGACTATCAAAGTCTTCATACCACAATTCTTGGTTTGTATCCATTTCCTATAGAGATCCAAATTAGAACAAAAGATATGAATACTATTGCAGAATTTGGAGTTGCTGCACATTTTTTATATAAAGATACTGATAGTTCCAATCCGGTATTGACACAAAGACAATCTGAATGGATCAGAGATCTTCAGGATAGTGTAAAAAAATATCAAACAGAAGAAAAAAAAGATGCATTTAAAGATAAATTAGCGATTGAGCTTCTTGATAATACTATTTTTGTATATACACCAAAATGAGATGTTATAGAATTGACCAAATGAAGTACTGTATTGGATTTTGCGTTTAGAGTACATACTGATGTAGGATTGAAGTTAAAAAACGCGACCGTAAATGGTAGTATCAAGCCTATTAGTCACGTGCTTAAGTCAGGAGATGTTGTTTCTATTAATACTTATAAAAATAGATATACAGCTACAAAATATTGGCTCGACTATCTTCATACACCTACTGCTAAATCGAAACTTACCAGATTTATTAAACAGCAAGAAAAAGATACCTATGTCAAAAAATGAATTGAATTTATTGAGGTAAAACTTTTGAAATATTCTCTTCCTCTTTTGAGTAATGATAAAGATAAGATTAAAAAATTCTATGGTGATCAGTTTGAACATACGATGATGCAAGTGGCTAGTAAAGCGATAGCACCTATGACAATTTTGAAAGAAGTATATAATCTTACGGGAGAACCTAATAAATCTACAAAAAATTCTGATACATCAAAAAATATCGAATGAATACATCAGAATACTGTTGTTATTGATGATTCTCAATTATTTGAATATGAGCTTTGTCCACAGTGTCTTCCTCAAGGTCGTGATAAAATAATTGCTAGGAGCGGGAAAGATGGATTTAAAATTCATAGTCTTCAATGTAAAGCATTACAAACAGTAGCATTGGATAAATTGATTAAAGCACATCGATCTGAGCAAACACCGTCGCTGTATCATTTTACTATTGAGTTATATTTGAATACCAGACATGTCAATTTGATTACCTTGTTGTCTACATTACAAGATTTGGGAATTGCTATCGAATCGGTTAATATACAACGTCCTAATGATCTTAGTTATCATATTCACATTCAGTTTAGCCATGAAAATCCTAGTAAAATTGCTTATGTAATTCATTACATTCAGAAGAATTATGGCAATAATATAACTATTAAGAAAAAAATTACATAA